The following proteins come from a genomic window of Mycobacterium sp. DL:
- a CDS encoding DUF952 domain-containing protein: protein MDSTSNTSGDVLVHLCSVEEWRDAADCGELRPDSLDQLGFVHLSRPDQVHLPANRLYAGRTDMMLLRIDAARLSSPVRWEPGVPTDPAGMEFPHLYGPLPVSAVIRVTPYLPTSEGSFAPDEG, encoded by the coding sequence ATGGATTCGACGTCGAACACGTCCGGTGATGTGCTCGTCCATCTGTGTTCGGTCGAGGAGTGGCGGGACGCCGCAGACTGCGGTGAGTTGCGACCTGATTCACTCGACCAGCTGGGTTTCGTGCATCTGTCCCGGCCGGACCAAGTTCATCTGCCTGCCAACCGACTGTACGCGGGCCGCACCGACATGATGTTGCTGCGCATCGATGCCGCACGGCTCTCCTCTCCGGTCCGCTGGGAGCCGGGGGTTCCCACTGATCCTGCCGGCATGGAGTTCCCTCATTTGTACGGACCGCTACCGGTGTCCGCTGTGATTCGCGTCACTCCGTACCTGCCGACCAGCGAGGGGAGCTTCGCGCCGGACGAAGGGTGA
- a CDS encoding methyltransferase produces MPGTPKGPPLRLVRAIDRVRSGLTRLHRSSVPGNIALLEMATGSWTTAALYTAAKLGIPDVLAPGPARATDVAAEVGADPDAVYRLMRALAGKGVLKQRRDGRFANTGIGDALRSDSEGSLRDMVLFIGHPARWADWGNLLHSVHSGEAAVHKVHGMSFFDLLGTDPELAQVFNNAMTAVSGLTDDVTLSQYDFTRFSLVVDIGGGHGALLATILRSAPEARGILYDLPSVVSGAESTLHASGVAHRVSTSGGSFMSAVPDGGDAYVLKNIIHDWDDETSLTILRNIRTAISSGGTLLLFEMVLPQRPTQSLALMLDLEMLVTSGGRERTQLEYANLLSRAGFRLDRVIGTATPTSIIEASPI; encoded by the coding sequence GTGCCGGGAACACCCAAGGGTCCGCCGCTTCGGCTGGTCCGGGCGATCGACCGGGTCCGCTCCGGCCTGACCAGACTGCACCGGTCCTCGGTGCCCGGCAACATCGCGCTTCTCGAGATGGCCACCGGTTCGTGGACGACGGCTGCGCTGTACACCGCCGCCAAGCTCGGCATCCCGGACGTACTGGCGCCCGGCCCGGCCCGGGCGACCGATGTCGCGGCCGAGGTGGGCGCCGATCCGGACGCGGTGTACCGCCTGATGCGGGCTCTGGCCGGCAAGGGTGTGCTCAAACAGCGCCGCGACGGCAGGTTCGCCAACACCGGCATCGGCGATGCGCTGCGTTCCGACTCCGAGGGCTCGCTGCGCGACATGGTGCTGTTCATCGGGCATCCGGCGCGCTGGGCCGACTGGGGCAACCTGCTGCACTCGGTGCACAGCGGAGAGGCGGCGGTACACAAAGTGCACGGCATGTCGTTCTTCGACCTGCTGGGCACCGACCCCGAACTCGCGCAGGTGTTCAACAACGCGATGACCGCAGTCAGCGGCCTGACCGACGACGTCACGCTCAGCCAGTACGACTTCACGCGTTTCTCGCTGGTCGTTGATATCGGGGGCGGTCACGGTGCGCTGCTCGCGACGATCCTGCGCAGTGCCCCCGAAGCCCGAGGCATCCTCTACGACCTGCCCTCGGTCGTCAGCGGCGCCGAGTCGACGCTGCATGCCTCAGGAGTCGCCCACCGCGTGTCGACCTCAGGTGGCTCCTTCATGTCGGCCGTTCCCGACGGCGGCGATGCCTACGTGCTCAAGAACATCATCCACGACTGGGACGACGAGACGTCCCTGACGATCCTGCGGAACATCCGGACCGCCATCTCCTCCGGCGGCACGCTGCTGCTCTTCGAGATGGTGCTGCCGCAACGACCGACCCAGTCACTGGCACTGATGCTCGACCTGGAGATGCTGGTCACCTCCGGTGGACGGGAACGCACTCAGCTCGAATACGCGAACCTATTGTCACGAGCGGGGTTTCGCCTCGACCGGGTGATCGGGACCGCAACGCCGACCTCCATCATCGAAGCGTCGCCGATCTGA
- a CDS encoding RNA polymerase sigma factor → MAATKASPATDEPVKRTATKAPAKKAAPAKSANGTAPAKKAAKPAKPRAAKTADAPATRGRAKKATAPATGAADDDLADSDSAEDIVEPGEDLEVDDTEIDLEDIVVEDEADTDDEASDDADGATKTAPKAAGKAAKADADDDGIAEPSEKDKASGDFVWDEEESEALRQARKDAELTASADSVRAYLKQIGKVALLNAEEEVELAKRIEAGLYCTQLMTEFAERGEKLTTAQRRDYQWICRDGDRAKNHLLEANLRLVVSLAKRYTGRGMAFLDLIQEGNLGLIRAVEKFDYTKGYKFSTYATWWIRQAITRAMADQARTIRIPVHMVEVINKLGRIQRELLQDLGREPTPEELAKEMDITPEKVLEIQQYAREPISLDQTIGDEGDSQLGDFIEDSEAVVAVDAVSFTLLQDQLQSVLETLSEREAGVVRLRFGLTDGQPRTLDEIGQVYGVTRERIRQIESKTMSKLRHPSRSQVLRDYLD, encoded by the coding sequence GTGGCAGCGACGAAGGCAAGCCCGGCAACCGACGAGCCGGTGAAGCGCACCGCCACGAAGGCCCCCGCCAAGAAAGCCGCGCCGGCAAAATCGGCGAACGGTACCGCGCCCGCCAAGAAGGCGGCGAAGCCCGCCAAGCCGCGCGCCGCCAAGACCGCTGACGCGCCGGCCACCCGGGGCAGAGCGAAGAAGGCCACCGCCCCCGCCACCGGCGCAGCCGACGACGATCTCGCCGACTCCGACAGCGCCGAGGACATCGTCGAACCGGGCGAGGATCTCGAAGTCGACGACACCGAGATCGACCTCGAGGACATCGTCGTCGAGGACGAAGCCGACACCGACGACGAAGCATCCGACGACGCCGACGGTGCAACCAAGACCGCACCCAAGGCCGCCGGCAAGGCCGCCAAGGCCGACGCCGACGACGACGGGATCGCCGAACCGTCCGAGAAGGACAAGGCATCCGGCGATTTCGTCTGGGACGAGGAAGAATCCGAGGCACTGCGGCAGGCCCGCAAAGACGCCGAGCTGACGGCCTCGGCGGACTCGGTTCGCGCGTACCTCAAGCAGATCGGCAAGGTCGCGCTGCTCAACGCCGAGGAAGAGGTCGAGCTCGCCAAGCGCATCGAGGCGGGTCTGTACTGCACCCAGCTGATGACGGAGTTCGCCGAGCGGGGCGAGAAGCTGACGACGGCGCAGCGCCGTGATTACCAGTGGATCTGCCGGGACGGCGACCGCGCGAAGAATCATCTGCTGGAGGCGAACCTGCGCCTGGTGGTGTCGCTGGCCAAGCGCTACACCGGACGCGGAATGGCATTCCTGGATCTGATCCAGGAGGGCAACCTGGGTCTCATCCGCGCGGTGGAGAAGTTCGACTACACCAAGGGTTACAAGTTCTCGACGTACGCGACATGGTGGATCCGCCAGGCGATCACCCGCGCGATGGCCGATCAGGCCCGCACGATCCGTATCCCTGTCCACATGGTCGAGGTGATCAACAAGCTGGGCCGGATCCAGCGCGAACTGCTTCAGGATCTGGGCCGCGAGCCCACTCCCGAGGAACTCGCCAAGGAAATGGACATCACGCCCGAGAAGGTGCTGGAGATCCAGCAGTATGCGCGTGAGCCCATCTCCCTGGACCAGACCATCGGTGACGAGGGCGATTCTCAGCTCGGCGACTTCATCGAGGACAGCGAGGCGGTCGTGGCCGTCGACGCGGTGTCGTTCACCCTTCTGCAGGATCAGCTGCAGTCCGTGCTGGAGACGCTGTCCGAGCGCGAGGCCGGCGTCGTGCGGCTGCGGTTCGGGCTCACCGACGGGCAGCCGCGCACCCTCGACGAGATCGGCCAGGTCTACGGCGTGACGCGGGAGCGCATCCGGCAAATCGAGTCGAAGACCATGTCGAAGTTGCGCCACCCCAGCCGTTCTCAGGTTCTGCGGGACTACCTGGACTGA
- the ppgK gene encoding polyphosphate--glucose phosphotransferase encodes MTAADSTAPESGAAGDHRGFGIDVGGSGVKGGIVDLDTGQLIGERFKLLTPQPATPEAVAKTIADVVAHFEWEGPLGVTYPGVVTDGIVRTAANVDKGWIGANVQEVIGGALGGRRVTVLNDADAAGLAEEKFGAGRDNTGVIVLLTFGTGIGSAVIHNGVLLPNTEFGHLEVGGKEAEHRAASSVKDRKEWSYERWTQEVTKVLVAIENAIWPDLFIAGGGISRKAHKWIPLLENRTPVVAAALQNTAGIVGAAMAVDTDVTATHG; translated from the coding sequence ATGACCGCCGCCGATTCAACTGCCCCCGAGTCCGGTGCCGCCGGGGACCATCGCGGGTTCGGTATCGATGTCGGCGGTAGTGGCGTCAAGGGCGGGATCGTCGACCTCGACACCGGGCAGTTGATCGGCGAGCGCTTCAAGCTGCTCACCCCTCAGCCGGCCACACCCGAAGCGGTCGCCAAGACCATCGCCGATGTGGTGGCGCACTTCGAGTGGGAGGGTCCGCTGGGAGTGACCTACCCGGGGGTGGTGACCGATGGCATCGTGCGGACGGCCGCCAACGTCGACAAGGGCTGGATCGGCGCGAACGTCCAGGAGGTCATCGGCGGAGCGCTGGGCGGGCGGCGGGTGACCGTGCTCAACGACGCTGACGCCGCCGGACTCGCCGAGGAGAAATTCGGGGCCGGCAGGGACAACACCGGCGTCATCGTGCTCCTGACCTTCGGCACCGGCATCGGTTCAGCGGTGATCCACAACGGCGTGCTTCTGCCCAACACCGAGTTCGGGCACCTCGAGGTCGGCGGCAAGGAGGCCGAGCACCGAGCGGCGAGCTCGGTCAAGGACCGCAAGGAATGGAGCTACGAGCGCTGGACCCAGGAGGTGACGAAGGTGCTGGTGGCGATCGAGAATGCGATCTGGCCGGACTTGTTCATCGCCGGCGGCGGCATCAGCCGCAAAGCGCACAAGTGGATTCCACTGCTCGAGAACCGCACACCGGTGGTGGCGGCGGCCCTGCAGAACACCGCGGGCATCGTCGGCGCCGCGATGGCGGTCGACACCGACGTCACTGCTACTCACGGGTAA
- a CDS encoding inositol monophosphatase family protein: protein MCCDGHVTEIDTDPTLLRSVAETLAKEAAAYVRARRSEVFGAGAAAGSGRGVDGSSVRAKSTATDPVTVVDTETERLLRDRLAELRPGEQVLGEEEGGPSGAADGRLTWVLDPIDGTVNFLYGIEAYAVSVGVQQNGVSVAGAVADVAAGAIFSAALGHGARLERDGVVSELRANTITELPMALVGTGFAYQPDRRRRQGEIVARLLPDVRDLRRIGSCALDLCMVAAGRLDAYYEDGVHVWDWAAGALIATEAGAHVRLPESVDGAGLVVVSAPGISAALDEALVRCGAM from the coding sequence ATGTGCTGCGATGGGCACGTGACTGAGATCGACACGGACCCGACGCTGCTTCGTTCGGTGGCCGAGACGCTGGCCAAGGAGGCGGCGGCGTACGTCAGGGCACGTCGCTCCGAGGTCTTCGGCGCGGGTGCCGCGGCCGGCTCCGGTCGTGGTGTCGACGGGTCGTCGGTACGTGCCAAGAGCACCGCGACCGACCCCGTGACGGTCGTCGACACCGAGACCGAGCGGCTGTTACGGGACCGACTGGCTGAACTGCGCCCCGGCGAGCAGGTCCTCGGCGAAGAGGAGGGCGGACCGAGCGGCGCGGCGGACGGGCGACTCACCTGGGTGCTCGACCCCATCGACGGCACGGTCAACTTCCTCTACGGGATCGAGGCCTACGCGGTGTCGGTCGGCGTGCAGCAGAACGGCGTCTCGGTGGCCGGCGCGGTCGCCGACGTCGCCGCCGGTGCCATCTTCTCCGCGGCGCTCGGGCACGGTGCGCGGCTGGAGCGCGACGGTGTTGTCAGTGAGCTCAGGGCCAACACCATCACCGAACTGCCGATGGCCCTGGTGGGTACGGGGTTCGCCTACCAGCCCGATCGCCGAAGACGCCAGGGCGAGATCGTGGCCAGGCTGCTGCCGGACGTGCGTGACCTGCGCCGGATCGGTTCCTGCGCCCTGGACCTGTGCATGGTGGCCGCCGGCAGGCTCGACGCCTACTACGAGGACGGCGTGCACGTGTGGGACTGGGCGGCGGGTGCACTCATCGCCACCGAGGCCGGCGCGCACGTCCGGCTGCCGGAGTCGGTAGACGGCGCCGGGTTGGTGGTGGTCTCCGCGCCGGGCATCAGCGCGGCGCTCGACGAGGCGCTGGTCCGCTGCGGCGCGATGTGA
- the cei gene encoding envelope integrity protein Cei: MVAQITDGTAFDKHGRPFRRRNFIPGIVLFIALAAVTLLVWVIALSRPPDIREAAVCNPPPVPEDPNAPRPQLGEQVSRAEMTDVTPAELADARIRVLNASGQGGQAGEVAGALRDLGFADPEAANDPIYETVRLECQGQIRFGPSGRAAAAAVWLVAPCTELFQDQRNDDTVDLALGTEFTELSGGDDIDAALASLLPDATQPADPELLSRIHSGVC; encoded by the coding sequence GTGGTCGCGCAAATCACAGACGGCACGGCGTTCGACAAACACGGACGCCCGTTTCGCCGTCGCAACTTCATCCCCGGGATCGTCTTGTTCATCGCACTGGCGGCGGTGACCCTGCTGGTCTGGGTGATCGCCCTGTCGCGCCCGCCGGACATCCGCGAAGCCGCGGTCTGCAACCCGCCCCCGGTGCCCGAGGATCCGAACGCGCCCAGGCCCCAACTCGGCGAGCAGGTGTCCCGCGCCGAGATGACCGATGTCACCCCCGCCGAGCTCGCCGACGCCAGAATCCGCGTGCTCAACGCCAGCGGGCAGGGCGGACAGGCCGGCGAAGTCGCGGGCGCACTGCGCGATCTGGGCTTCGCCGATCCCGAAGCCGCCAACGACCCCATCTACGAGACGGTGCGGCTGGAATGCCAGGGCCAGATCCGCTTCGGACCGTCCGGGCGAGCCGCGGCCGCAGCGGTCTGGTTGGTGGCGCCGTGCACCGAGCTCTTCCAGGACCAACGCAACGACGACACCGTGGACCTCGCGCTGGGCACCGAATTCACCGAACTGAGCGGCGGCGACGACATCGATGCCGCTCTGGCGAGCCTGCTGCCCGACGCGACGCAGCCGGCCGACCCGGAACTGCTGTCCAGGATCCACAGCGGCGTCTGTTAG